A window of Pseudomonas denitrificans (nom. rej.) genomic DNA:
GGTTGTGCCACGCCGGATGCGTGGGTGGAAGCCGCGCTGCGGGATCAGGCGGTGATGCTGATCGACCACAAGAACAACGAGTTCAAGGCCGCCAGCACGGCCCTGGCCCTGATCGCCAAGTACAGCGCCCACGAGGAACTGGTGAACTTCATGTCGCGCCTGGCGCGCGAGGAACTGCGCCACCATGAGCAAGTGCTGGCGATCCTGAAGAAGCGCGGCATCCCCCTGCGGCCGATCTCCGCCGGCCGCTACGCCTCCAGCCTGCGCACCGTGGTGCGCAACCATGAGCCGCAGAAGCTGGTGGATACCCTGATCGTCGGCGCCTTCATCGAATGCCGCAGCTGCGAGCGCTTCGCCGCGCTGGTGGATCACCTGGACGCCGACCTGGCCAAGTTCTACGGCTCGCTGCTCAAATCCGAGGCAAGGCACTTCCAAGGCTACCTGAGCCTGGCGCGCCGCTATGGCGATGACGCCGACATCGACCGCCGCGTGGCGGAGATTCGCGAAGTGGAGGCTGGCCTGATCCAGTCGCCGGACAGCGAGTTCCGCTTCCACAGCGGAGTGCCGGTGGAGCAGGCGGCCTGAGTCGTCCGCCGAAATGAAAAAAAGCGCCCTGACGGGCGCTTTTTCTTTGTCGCTGCTGGTGGGGCTCAGTCCTTCACCTTCAGATCCAGCGCCAGGTCGCGCGCGGCCTTGGTCGCCAGGACGCCCATCAGTTGGCCGATTTCATCCTGGCGACTGCTGGCACTGTTCTGTCCGCCGGCCATCATCACGCTGGGGACGGGCGCCTGGGCGGCTGCTTCGGCCCAGACCTTGTTGATGGCGATCAGCGCGTCCAGCTTCGGCTGCAGCGCGCCGTCCGCCTTGATCACCGCTTCGCGGGCGTAGGCATCGGCGTCGGCGGTGATCTTGGTGGCCTGCGCTGTCACGGCAGCCTTGTCGCGCAGCAACTCAGCAGTCTGCTTCTCGATCTCGGCGCGCTGCTTCTCGCGCTCGGCGTTGATCACCGCCAGCTGCTTCTCGGTTTCCGCCTGGGTGGTGCGCTCGATCTGGTCGCGCAGGGTTTCCTGGCGCTTGGCTTCTACTTCCTTCTCGCCACGGGCGGTGACAAGC
This region includes:
- a CDS encoding tRNA-(ms[2]io[6]A)-hydroxylase, which translates into the protein MLSEIREFLGCATPDAWVEAALRDQAVMLIDHKNNEFKAASTALALIAKYSAHEELVNFMSRLAREELRHHEQVLAILKKRGIPLRPISAGRYASSLRTVVRNHEPQKLVDTLIVGAFIECRSCERFAALVDHLDADLAKFYGSLLKSEARHFQGYLSLARRYGDDADIDRRVAEIREVEAGLIQSPDSEFRFHSGVPVEQAA